The sequence AGAAGAGGATAGAAAAGTTGTAGGGGTAGCTAGAAAAAAATTAGAGGATATAAAATCTAAACAAACTGAGCCAGCTTCTGCAATAGCGTTTGAATTACTAGATGGAACTATGATAACTGGTAAGGCATCTCCACTTATGGATGCAGCTTCAGCAGCTATTTTAAATGCTGTAAAATACTTTGCTGGAATTAATGATGAGATACTATTAATCTCTCCAGTTGTATTAGAACCAATCTTAAATTTGAAAGATAAAACTCTTCAAAGTAAAAATATAGCTCTAAACTGTGAAGAGATACTTATGGCATTAAGTATCTGTGCAGCAACTAACCCAATGGCACAAGTGGCCGTACAAAAATTATCAATGCTAAAAGGAACTCAAGCTCACTGTACAAATATACTTGGAAAAACTAATGAACAAACTTTAAGAAAGTTAGGAATTGATTTAACTTGTGATCAAGTGTTCCCAACGGAAAATTTATATTACAATGATTAATAAATTAGGAAATATAAGAGAGCAAAACTTTCTTGTATTTCCTTTTTTTCTAGGGAAATTTAGAAAAAAGTGGTATAATTTAGGAGAAAATAAGTGAAGGTGAAAGATGAGATTTCAATTAAAAAATGTTGAAGTTATCTCTGAAACAGATATATTATTAGATAATATAATAGGTTATGTAATGAAAAATGAAAAAGATATAGAAAATTTTTTCAAAGAAAATTATAGAGAATAAAAAGGAGAGAAGAATGAAAATATTAGTAGTTAGATTTAGACAGATAGGGGATTCTATTTTAGCAGCTCCAATATGTACTACACTTAAGCAGACCTTTCCGGATGCACAGGTAGACTATGTAGTGTATGAGCATGTGGCCCCTATTTTTGAAAAACATCAAGGGATAGATAATGTAATAAAAATAACTAAGGAGGAGCAAAAGAATCCTTTTAAATATATTAAAAAAGCTTGGCAAGTTACTAGAACTCATTATGATATAGTGATAGATATAATGTCTACTCCTAAAAGTGAAGTGTTTACATTATTTTCTAGGGGAGCTAAATATAGAATAGGAAGAGCTAAAAAAAAGAGAGGATATACATATACTCATAAAATAGAAGAGCCAAAAGGAACAAAAAATAAAGTAGATAAATTTTTAAAAATGTTAAAGCCTTTAGAGCAAGAGTATGATGTAAAATATATAGAGGATTTTTCTATACATATATCAGAAGAAGAAAAAATATATATGAGAGATAAAATGGTAAAAGCAGGTGTAGACTTTTCTAAACCAGTATTTGCTTTTGCTATTAATTCTAGGGTTCCAGCAAAGGTATTTAATATAGATAAGATGTTAGAGATAACTAAAAGAATAATAGCTGAGATTGATCCTCAAATAATTTTTTATTATTCTCAAGAAGAGAAGGAATTTGCTTTAAAA comes from Fusobacterium necrogenes and encodes:
- a CDS encoding glycosyltransferase family 9 protein yields the protein MKILVVRFRQIGDSILAAPICTTLKQTFPDAQVDYVVYEHVAPIFEKHQGIDNVIKITKEEQKNPFKYIKKAWQVTRTHYDIVIDIMSTPKSEVFTLFSRGAKYRIGRAKKKRGYTYTHKIEEPKGTKNKVDKFLKMLKPLEQEYDVKYIEDFSIHISEEEKIYMRDKMVKAGVDFSKPVFAFAINSRVPAKVFNIDKMLEITKRIIAEIDPQIIFYYSQEEKEFALKAHERLDYDPHIFTNVETKDIRELAMLLKNCDMFFGNEGGPRHLAQAVGTPSFIVQRPNLDIKEWIVEDERHQGVGPLDVDPDAYSKYSAKEQEDLVTPDLVVEKFKSFYNSYVKK